A window of the Deltaproteobacteria bacterium genome harbors these coding sequences:
- a CDS encoding response regulator yields the protein MHLQSHAGEKFHILHWILRISVVVIATIASPLRAEVVLNDLSLDNLDITSEIVYLQTEKSAYIKDAEIADAAAHVLERGDEFRELPEKLDIGSEDGALWFTFVVKNESSFDQRISIEMPRQYFWIAMLFVRDEQGIQKIATTGIEAIKTNEMLHTAESTFTLMIPRDKSARLLFYAESDGPIDLTTRLYSADPFLRHSFRSSNLNGVFFGILICLIIYNLYNMITSRDPTYLYFIGALSAVMMLFSTINGVGIDLFWPGAGHWNRDLLHLFAGLFVLFSLKTFLAAVDEVLPSFDRLIARWGAWIGVGLFVVPLFLPYVIPNTKGIAINITLVANVIVMSIIAILAVRSWLRGFRPALFMVIAFTPYGISTLLRTMAQFGVGFEFFLRNQPHQLAAALAMILTSMSLADRLAYVRERQNREADAMRVRNATLTEQQKILSREQEATIRVAQMLAHDVRKPFSIMRIGLDLIAGSRDHQEVQKHLANLMPEVEAASGSVDLLIRDVMEIGADTTDAGRSPTGLESLIKDTVEQAFMMLPRVKVTVDYQLHHATMAYVNRDKILRVMANIYVNALQAIGYGGHTWFMSRDVILDKKSFVELCIGNSGSFIPESNLKRIFDPFFTSGKKNGTGLGLAVARKIVEECGGQIRCASVQSDEFPLGKVEFFITLPIAAGHPDRLGLNLPGSNSNLIAPGAWSNAESELRHAADDNQGYLEAQLVQVSRKLGRKIRMLLVDDDEHYRDSLRKLLLQSQMLQAHIIISDASRAEQVLSLMEHQVFDLIICDVNLGASSLSGFELVKSIRAKLPTAMVCMHSNRIAQSDYKFAMRMGADLYMPKPMSLGQALRLTLQTSDGLLAQRNSQDHADNLSGIPVKTQEPPTLIVIDDNPFVLEAWSSKLASQAVLHLLPNFESLMERLKLQPGFLAAVTCVIIDFYIEGSTLNGLDIARMIKKMRPELIVILSSDAMVRDADIEGAVDRVIGKEPQTLDKLGLVA from the coding sequence ATGCATTTGCAATCACATGCCGGAGAAAAATTCCATATACTTCATTGGATACTGCGGATTAGTGTAGTGGTGATCGCTACGATAGCATCACCTCTCAGAGCCGAAGTTGTATTAAACGATCTAAGTTTAGACAATTTGGATATTACCAGTGAAATCGTTTATCTTCAGACCGAAAAAAGTGCATATATTAAAGACGCGGAAATAGCTGACGCGGCGGCGCACGTGTTGGAGCGCGGAGATGAATTCCGTGAACTCCCGGAAAAACTAGATATTGGATCAGAGGACGGAGCCTTATGGTTTACATTTGTAGTCAAAAATGAGTCGTCCTTCGATCAACGGATATCCATTGAAATGCCGCGCCAGTATTTCTGGATCGCGATGCTTTTTGTACGTGATGAGCAGGGCATACAAAAGATTGCGACCACAGGGATTGAAGCGATAAAAACCAACGAAATGCTGCATACTGCGGAGAGCACTTTTACATTAATGATTCCGCGAGATAAATCTGCTCGCCTACTCTTCTACGCAGAATCAGACGGCCCGATAGATTTAACGACCAGATTATATTCCGCGGATCCGTTCCTTAGACACTCGTTTCGCAGCAGTAATTTGAATGGTGTCTTTTTTGGGATCCTAATTTGTCTGATTATCTATAATTTATACAATATGATCACATCCCGTGATCCGACCTATCTCTATTTTATTGGTGCTTTGTCTGCTGTGATGATGCTCTTCTCAACGATAAACGGCGTTGGGATCGACCTTTTTTGGCCTGGAGCTGGACATTGGAATCGCGATTTGCTGCATCTATTTGCTGGTTTATTTGTACTTTTCAGCTTGAAGACGTTTTTGGCCGCCGTTGACGAGGTGTTGCCAAGCTTTGATCGGTTGATTGCCCGCTGGGGTGCCTGGATCGGTGTTGGTCTTTTTGTGGTACCACTGTTCTTGCCTTATGTGATTCCAAATACCAAGGGTATAGCCATCAATATTACCCTGGTAGCAAATGTTATAGTTATGTCCATCATTGCAATCTTAGCGGTCAGGTCTTGGCTGCGCGGTTTTAGGCCGGCTCTGTTTATGGTGATAGCATTTACACCGTATGGCATTTCCACCCTGCTGCGCACCATGGCGCAATTTGGAGTTGGTTTCGAATTCTTTCTTCGTAATCAGCCACATCAACTAGCTGCAGCTCTAGCAATGATTTTAACCTCGATGTCGCTTGCCGATCGTTTAGCCTACGTCAGAGAAAGACAAAATCGCGAAGCTGACGCCATGCGCGTCAGAAATGCGACACTGACAGAGCAGCAGAAAATTTTGTCGCGAGAGCAGGAGGCGACGATTCGCGTGGCACAGATGCTAGCCCACGACGTACGCAAGCCGTTCTCCATTATGCGTATCGGTCTCGACTTGATCGCTGGTTCGCGTGATCACCAGGAGGTGCAGAAGCATTTGGCCAATTTAATGCCAGAGGTCGAAGCAGCTTCTGGGTCAGTAGACCTACTGATTCGCGACGTAATGGAAATAGGCGCGGACACCACCGACGCTGGTAGGTCGCCGACTGGGCTTGAGTCACTTATCAAAGATACAGTAGAGCAAGCATTCATGATGCTTCCGCGTGTCAAGGTCACAGTAGATTATCAGTTGCATCATGCGACAATGGCCTATGTCAACCGAGATAAAATCTTGCGCGTAATGGCGAATATCTATGTCAACGCATTGCAAGCAATCGGCTACGGTGGCCACACTTGGTTTATGAGTCGTGACGTTATCCTTGACAAGAAGTCTTTTGTAGAACTGTGTATCGGCAATTCCGGTTCTTTCATACCAGAGAGTAATTTAAAGCGCATTTTTGATCCGTTTTTTACGTCGGGTAAGAAAAACGGGACGGGCCTAGGGTTGGCGGTGGCACGTAAGATTGTGGAAGAGTGCGGGGGGCAAATTCGATGTGCCTCGGTGCAGTCGGACGAGTTCCCGCTCGGTAAGGTGGAGTTTTTCATCACACTGCCGATCGCTGCCGGACACCCGGATCGCCTCGGTCTCAATCTGCCAGGAAGCAACAGTAACCTCATCGCACCAGGGGCCTGGTCAAACGCGGAGAGCGAGTTGCGTCATGCGGCCGATGACAACCAGGGATACTTGGAAGCCCAGCTCGTTCAAGTATCACGCAAGTTAGGGCGCAAGATCAGAATGCTACTGGTAGATGATGACGAGCACTATAGGGACAGTCTTAGAAAGTTGCTGTTACAATCGCAGATGCTGCAGGCTCATATCATAATCAGCGATGCCTCTAGAGCCGAGCAAGTATTGTCACTCATGGAACATCAGGTTTTCGATCTGATCATATGTGACGTTAATCTCGGTGCTTCCTCACTAAGTGGCTTTGAATTGGTCAAGAGTATCCGCGCCAAACTGCCAACCGCAATGGTTTGCATGCATTCGAATCGGATCGCGCAGTCGGATTATAAGTTCGCTATGCGCATGGGTGCCGATCTCTATATGCCCAAGCCTATGTCGCTCGGACAAGCGCTGCGCCTAACGTTGCAGACTTCGGATGGATTACTTGCGCAACGCAACAGTCAAGACCATGCAGATAACCTGAGTGGCATTCCCGTTAAGACCCAAGAACCTCCCACCTTGATCGTGATTGACGACAATCCCTTTGTGCTCGAGGCTTGGTCGTCTAAGTTGGCGTCGCAGGCGGTGTTACACCTACTGCCCAATTTCGAATCGCTCATGGAGCGTTTGAAGTTGCAGCCAGGTTTTCTTGCTGCGGTAACTTGCGTGATCATCGATTTTTACATAGAAGGGTCTACGCTGAATGGCTTAGACATTGCCCGCATGATCAAGAAAATGAGACCAGAATTGATAGTGATTCTTAGCTCAGACGCCATGGTAAGGGATGCTGACATTGAGGGTGCGGTTGACCGTGTGATTGGCAAGGAGCCACAGACTTTGGATAAGTTGGGGCTGGTGGCCTAG
- a CDS encoding sigma-54-dependent Fis family transcriptional regulator, with amino-acid sequence MRTLGSTGFGSNRPTEQSLLLEDNPSGIADHWRQYFPEVIGHSQAMMRVLETVAKIARSDSSVLILGESGTGKELIAAALHRLSHRSVKPYVPLNCSAIPDNLLESELFGHERGAFTGADKRVIGKFQFAEGGTIFLDEIGDMPALLQAKLLRVLQDKKFAPLGSNQLLEVNVRVVAATNMNLEHAMKAGTFRHDLYYRLNVLPIHLPALRDRIEDVPHLLAHFIDSANRIHGVSSPAYLSDAVIRALCAYQWPGNVRQLQNLVDRLVIMKGGGIIEVDDLPPEVLNCLENPVNFPTSTTHSDHRPSQLSADQLHNQLAQHPVDGSGISGRNHTVYPIDFGHLPEHGLDLAGFIESLENDLIRQALERTGNNRNQAAKLLGLNRTTLVERIKKRRLAALNEPSKEL; translated from the coding sequence ATGCGCACACTAGGTTCGACTGGCTTTGGCAGCAATCGCCCGACCGAGCAGTCCCTCCTGCTGGAAGACAATCCCTCCGGCATCGCCGACCACTGGCGCCAGTACTTCCCCGAGGTCATAGGCCACAGCCAGGCCATGATGCGGGTCTTAGAGACTGTAGCCAAGATCGCACGGTCAGACAGCTCCGTCCTCATCTTGGGCGAAAGTGGCACCGGCAAAGAGCTGATCGCTGCGGCATTACACAGGCTCTCCCATCGATCGGTCAAACCGTACGTGCCTCTGAACTGTAGTGCCATACCCGACAATTTGCTCGAGAGCGAACTGTTCGGTCACGAGCGCGGCGCCTTCACCGGTGCTGATAAACGCGTCATCGGTAAATTTCAGTTCGCCGAAGGTGGAACCATCTTCCTCGATGAGATTGGTGACATGCCAGCACTCTTGCAAGCGAAGCTGCTGCGCGTCCTGCAAGACAAGAAATTCGCTCCGCTAGGCAGCAACCAACTACTTGAGGTTAACGTCCGCGTTGTCGCGGCGACCAACATGAATCTCGAGCATGCGATGAAGGCAGGTACGTTCAGACACGACCTCTATTACCGACTCAATGTGTTACCGATCCATTTACCAGCCCTCAGGGACCGCATTGAAGATGTCCCTCACCTCCTAGCCCACTTTATCGACTCAGCCAATCGCATTCACGGCGTCAGCAGCCCAGCCTATCTTAGTGATGCAGTTATTCGCGCTCTATGCGCCTACCAGTGGCCCGGCAACGTGCGTCAGCTGCAAAACCTGGTCGATCGCCTAGTGATCATGAAGGGCGGCGGCATTATCGAGGTCGATGATCTCCCCCCAGAAGTACTGAATTGTCTGGAAAATCCGGTAAACTTTCCAACCTCGACGACTCACTCCGACCACCGTCCATCACAGCTAAGCGCCGACCAACTCCATAATCAACTAGCGCAGCACCCGGTCGATGGCAGCGGGATTAGTGGTAGGAATCATACGGTTTACCCCATCGACTTTGGCCATCTTCCTGAGCATGGACTTGATCTGGCGGGGTTCATCGAATCCCTCGAAAATGACCTGATTCGTCAAGCTCTCGAACGAACCGGTAATAACCGCAACCAAGCCGCTAAATTACTCGGACTAAATCGTACCACTTTAGTGGAACGAATTAAGAAGCGGCGGCTGGCGGCACTTAACGAACCATCCAAGGAACTCTAG
- a CDS encoding glycosyltransferase family 4 protein — MRVAFVHDWLVTYRGGEKVLAALLKLYPEAPIFTLFYDKEAMPAGITERIVVAPPVLNLVRPLRKLLLPLLPRAVESLKLDDFDLVISTSSCVAKGAIKGPSARHLCYIHSPMRYIWDQQDEYIAGVAHIPGAAAAIRALTPSLRQWDVSSASRVDRFVANSSFVSERVRRLYAREAAVVHPPIATDRFRPFPGRGGYFLAAGALVSYKRFDLAIAACQQAGKRLVIAGSGPMERTLRAQAGPTVDFVISPSDEVLGRLMGEAEALLFPGIEDFGMIAVEAMAAGTPVIAYGAGGARDFIVPGRTGVFFTEATATALAQRINEFSRDQFTAAALVEYAAGYGQEHFLKRMRAEIEALMVGGSDQ; from the coding sequence GTGCGCGTTGCATTTGTACATGACTGGTTAGTGACCTACCGTGGTGGCGAGAAGGTGCTTGCGGCACTACTCAAACTTTATCCAGAAGCACCAATATTTACTCTCTTTTATGATAAAGAAGCCATGCCTGCTGGCATCACCGAGAGAATAGTCGTTGCACCACCTGTACTCAACCTCGTGCGCCCGCTCAGAAAGCTGCTCCTGCCTTTACTGCCACGCGCGGTGGAATCTCTAAAACTTGACGATTTTGACCTGGTAATCAGTACGTCTTCTTGTGTTGCAAAAGGGGCAATCAAGGGGCCATCAGCGCGTCATCTTTGTTATATACACTCGCCCATGCGCTATATTTGGGACCAGCAAGACGAGTATATCGCCGGCGTGGCGCATATTCCGGGCGCGGCCGCAGCCATCAGAGCCCTGACCCCAAGCTTGCGGCAATGGGACGTCAGTAGTGCCAGTCGCGTTGATCGCTTTGTTGCCAATTCTTCCTTTGTCAGCGAGCGCGTCCGCAGGCTCTACGCTAGAGAGGCAGCCGTAGTCCATCCACCCATTGCGACGGACCGTTTTAGGCCGTTCCCGGGCAGGGGAGGGTACTTTCTGGCAGCTGGTGCATTGGTCTCGTATAAAAGGTTCGATTTGGCGATTGCTGCCTGTCAGCAAGCGGGGAAGCGCCTTGTTATTGCTGGCTCAGGCCCCATGGAGCGGACGCTGAGAGCCCAGGCGGGCCCAACGGTCGACTTTGTCATTAGCCCGTCGGACGAGGTGCTTGGGCGACTCATGGGCGAGGCTGAGGCGCTCCTTTTTCCCGGGATAGAGGACTTCGGCATGATCGCCGTTGAAGCCATGGCGGCGGGGACTCCAGTGATCGCCTACGGTGCCGGGGGTGCCAGAGATTTTATTGTACCTGGTCGCACTGGCGTCTTCTTTACCGAGGCCACTGCCACGGCCTTGGCGCAGAGAATCAACGAATTTAGTCGGGATCAGTTTACAGCAGCCGCATTGGTGGAGTATGCAGCGGGCTATGGTCAGGAACATTTCCTAAAACGTATGCGCGCCGAGATTGAGGCCCTGATGGTCGGGGGTAGTGATCAGTGA
- a CDS encoding undecaprenyl-phosphate glucose phosphotransferase: protein MNRRDQDFLLMLRVVSDIGMVLVAWALAYIFRFSGVFPITKGVPEVGLYMKLLPFVAVIWFVAFTLAGFYRRTRRQRSAFLEALDVLQSCFLATMSFIAFTYVYEEYRYSRVVMGIFAVVHPWLIIAGRSAIRKSLRLYKRRAAPRRTLLIGSGPVLDQALEMMRTGDLIRSEITGVVLVGPQDAIDLSEKSCRQNDLRILPEPTSWTDFFSAEPTATVVFALPHSAYGFLEQVLEQIADQVPDIRLLPDLARFSRFSTGVDVVNGVPVVTINESPLAGAGSLIKRAVDLIGSLTALVVFSPVLTFVGLLVALTSRGPVLYRQERMGVDGKTFAMLKFRSMRVDAEQASGAVWAKPGDDRTTPVGKWLRRTSLDELPQFLNVLRGEMSLVGPRPERPVFVEQFRRKVPGYYLRHKTKAGITGWAQVNGWRGNTSIEKRIECDLYYIQHWSLGLDLKIIFLTVFKGFVNRNAY, encoded by the coding sequence GTGAATCGTCGAGATCAAGACTTTCTGTTGATGTTGCGCGTCGTCTCGGACATAGGCATGGTGCTCGTCGCCTGGGCGCTGGCCTATATATTCCGATTTTCTGGCGTATTTCCGATTACCAAGGGTGTGCCCGAGGTCGGCCTGTACATGAAGCTGCTGCCTTTTGTGGCGGTCATTTGGTTTGTGGCATTTACCCTTGCCGGATTCTACCGACGGACTCGTCGTCAGCGATCAGCCTTCCTGGAGGCACTCGATGTCTTGCAGAGCTGCTTTCTGGCAACGATGTCGTTCATAGCATTTACTTATGTCTACGAGGAATACCGGTATTCTAGAGTAGTGATGGGTATTTTTGCTGTGGTGCATCCGTGGCTCATCATTGCCGGTCGTAGCGCTATCCGTAAATCGCTACGTCTCTACAAACGGCGTGCAGCGCCGCGGCGGACCTTGCTGATCGGTAGTGGACCAGTGCTTGACCAAGCCTTAGAGATGATGCGCACAGGTGACTTAATACGCAGCGAAATCACGGGTGTGGTATTGGTGGGGCCACAAGACGCTATCGATTTGAGCGAGAAGTCGTGTCGCCAGAATGATCTCCGCATTTTGCCTGAGCCCACCAGCTGGACTGATTTCTTCTCGGCCGAGCCGACGGCCACTGTGGTATTTGCCTTGCCGCATAGTGCTTACGGATTTTTGGAACAAGTTTTAGAGCAGATTGCCGATCAGGTCCCAGATATCAGACTACTACCTGATTTGGCTCGGTTTAGTCGATTCTCCACCGGTGTTGATGTGGTCAACGGCGTACCCGTTGTAACTATTAACGAGAGCCCATTGGCCGGGGCTGGCAGTCTGATCAAACGCGCTGTAGATTTGATCGGATCTTTGACTGCCCTGGTTGTGTTTAGTCCGGTTCTGACGTTCGTGGGTTTACTCGTGGCGCTGACCTCGCGGGGGCCTGTGCTTTACCGCCAAGAACGCATGGGCGTCGATGGTAAGACGTTCGCCATGCTTAAGTTTAGGTCCATGCGTGTCGATGCCGAGCAGGCCTCGGGGGCGGTGTGGGCCAAGCCTGGCGATGACCGTACGACACCGGTTGGTAAATGGCTGCGGCGCACCAGTTTGGACGAGTTGCCGCAATTTTTGAATGTCCTACGTGGGGAAATGAGTCTAGTTGGTCCGCGGCCAGAACGGCCTGTTTTCGTTGAGCAGTTTCGTCGTAAAGTGCCCGGCTATTACCTTCGCCATAAAACCAAAGCTGGTATCACTGGGTGGGCTCAGGTCAACGGGTGGCGTGGTAACACCAGCATCGAAAAGCGCATTGAATGTGATCTGTACTATATCCAGCACTGGTCGCTTGGACTCGATCTAAAGATCATTTTCCTCACAGTTTTCAAGGGTTTCGTGAACCGAAATGCGTACTAA
- the mscL gene encoding large conductance mechanosensitive channel protein MscL yields MKEFRDFALKGNVVDLAVGVIIGAAFAKIVDSLVKNIFMPLVSLLFPTEQSYLAWKWAVGNKEIPYGLFIGDIVNFVIVALALFLFVVKFLGWVARKRTAEEAAAKVVAGPTKDQELLSEIRDLLAKKSSLS; encoded by the coding sequence ATGAAAGAGTTTCGTGATTTCGCCCTAAAAGGTAATGTGGTTGATCTGGCAGTCGGTGTCATCATCGGTGCCGCTTTTGCCAAGATCGTCGACTCACTCGTCAAAAACATCTTTATGCCTCTCGTTAGTCTGCTCTTCCCAACTGAGCAAAGTTATCTTGCCTGGAAATGGGCAGTTGGTAACAAAGAGATTCCCTACGGCCTCTTCATCGGCGACATCGTTAATTTTGTCATCGTGGCTTTGGCATTATTTTTGTTTGTAGTGAAATTTCTCGGCTGGGTTGCGCGTAAGCGCACTGCCGAAGAGGCTGCGGCAAAAGTTGTTGCTGGTCCCACCAAGGATCAAGAACTACTGAGTGAGATCCGTGATCTCCTAGCTAAAAAATCGTCGCTCTCATAA
- a CDS encoding aldo/keto reductase, with translation MEYRRLGASGLKVPVLSFGTATFGGKGELFKAFGTTDLAEAKRLVSICLEHGVCMFDTADMYSRGMAEEILGQALKGRRSEVLISTKGTFPMGEGPNECGSSRYHLTKTINDSLKRLGTDYIDLYQLHGFDATTPVEETLATLDGFVRAGKIRYIGCSNFSGWHLMKSLATSDRLHLTRYVAHQAYYSLVGRDYEWELMPLAADQGVGAVVWSPLGWGRLTGKMRRGQALPAVSRLQTKACDDAGPYVDEYYLFKVIAAIEEVAAEVGKTVPQVALNWVLHRPTVANVIIGARNEEQLRQNVDVLSWRLSADQVARLDTASLRPKPYPYWHQAQFPQLMPPMP, from the coding sequence ATGGAATACAGACGTTTAGGAGCATCAGGTTTAAAGGTACCGGTGCTTAGCTTCGGCACAGCCACTTTTGGTGGTAAAGGTGAGCTTTTCAAGGCCTTCGGCACCACGGATCTTGCTGAAGCTAAACGTCTGGTCTCAATCTGTCTCGAACACGGTGTCTGCATGTTCGATACAGCAGATATGTACTCACGAGGCATGGCAGAAGAAATTCTTGGCCAAGCGCTCAAAGGGCGACGGAGTGAGGTTCTCATCTCCACCAAGGGCACTTTCCCCATGGGCGAGGGACCCAACGAATGTGGGTCTTCGCGCTATCATCTGACTAAGACCATCAACGATAGCCTGAAGCGTCTTGGCACCGATTACATAGATCTGTACCAGCTTCATGGCTTTGATGCGACAACGCCAGTCGAAGAGACTCTGGCGACGTTAGATGGTTTTGTGCGCGCCGGTAAGATTCGGTATATCGGCTGTTCCAACTTTTCTGGCTGGCACCTGATGAAGTCTCTGGCTACCTCGGATCGTCTCCATCTCACGCGTTACGTTGCGCATCAAGCGTACTACTCATTGGTTGGGCGTGACTACGAGTGGGAGTTGATGCCACTTGCGGCCGATCAGGGCGTCGGTGCAGTTGTATGGAGCCCGCTAGGTTGGGGACGCCTCACCGGAAAGATGCGCCGCGGCCAGGCACTACCGGCCGTCAGTCGACTACAAACAAAAGCTTGTGATGACGCAGGACCATATGTGGACGAGTATTATCTCTTCAAGGTGATCGCTGCAATTGAAGAAGTAGCGGCTGAAGTTGGCAAGACCGTACCGCAGGTGGCACTGAACTGGGTACTGCACCGTCCCACGGTAGCCAATGTGATTATTGGCGCCCGCAACGAAGAGCAACTGAGACAAAATGTTGACGTCCTCAGTTGGCGTCTAAGTGCGGATCAGGTAGCGCGACTTGATACTGCGAGCCTTCGCCCCAAGCCTTATCCCTACTGGCATCAGGCGCAGTTCCCACAACTCATGCCGCCCATGCCCTAG